atctatatacAGCTTGGGTAGCGCGTCTTCTATTAACGAATGTAAATCATTCAATGAAGAATCCAAAGATcgtaattcattattaaacgAATACAAGCAAAATTcgaaacaagaaataattaataaaaataatgaaaaattgaagaatcctcaatttttttcttataaaaataagttatCTTCACTAGTATTAAATACCAATGACAAAAgtaatattacattacaaGAAAAACAtgtattattagataaaaaaagtcCAATGAAAGAGTCAACAAAAATGtgtatatctaataattatacagAAAATCTTATTCATACTAAACCCAAAATTATAGAAgatagaatattaaaagatacaGAACAATTAACGATGAATACTTGGAAGAGGCAGAAATTAGAAACTTCAAATAAAAAGCATAAAAATTCTACCTTTAAACCTCTACCTAAAATTCTACCTAAGATTTATTCTATAGACTCTAAACACCATAAGACTACAAAACATGCTAATACACAATATTGTCAAAAAATGCGAAATCATTATACAGATTTTAAAAGTTtgtacaatttaaaaatacaaagtaAACAGTTAACTCGAAtgaattcatttgaaatacCAAAGTACTTCGATTTTCAAAGTATGAAATGTGAAATAGATTTTACCAAAAAACCTGATTATATTGGCCAActcaatatattaaaaagtattatattgaATCGACGTAAGAAAGTACTAAAAGTTGCTAAGAATTTATTAACACTTAGGTAagatgttttttatttttagtaagtaaatatgtttttatattcatgtttacttttataaaaatgtataatatataatacataattaattatgtagCTCCTATGTTGAGGATACTTGCAAGACCATATTAGAAACAGAAGTTATAAATccagatataaaaaatactgatacaaatacaaatttaaatgaaaaagtagaTAAAAGTACTAGTCCACTTTTATCTTCTGAGATCAGTCTTGCTGTAACAAATCTTACACAAACTAAAGCAAATAGTCAtgacatgtatacatacaatcCATATCgttctaaaaataattcacataaaaaaatataactatattattgtattgaggtatatataaatgattcatttcattagaatggaaaaataacttatttattttaaagaatagaaaCATTTATCTCCCGCACTTAATTACACCATATCAAAGTCATCTCTCTGTAAAATAGataacataaaattaaaaaaaatgacatatattaaataaaaagtgtgCATTAATGTTTTATGAAATACTTACAGCATCATTGTATTCTAATACATGCTTTTTAATAGCAGAAGTATCGACCCATGTTACAAAATCTTCAAGATTTCTAGAATAGTAACAtagttatttacttattaacaatcttctatttatataatattaatatcttaaattaatatgttaatttgtttattaccTTGTTACTAAAAACGCTGGATCTTTTACTATTTCTGTCCCCACTCTGACATGTCCTTGTTCGATTAATTGCGTTGCCATTCTTAAATTTTCACTCATTTTATTATGAACCATGATAATCGGCAATCGTCTTTTGCAAAAAGAACTTGCAGATACTCTTTGTGTAAGAGATAAATCCCATTTTGTAGATATTAAACcaatcatatataatttttccaatAACAATGCACTTTGTTCTATGCGAAATGGATTATCAGCATCGAGCTCCTTAATTTTCTCTCCTAATTCTCGAATTTGACGTGACAATTTGTTATAtctatgaaatgaaaatattcaagttACAAATCTCATACTGaacatatattttagattaaatgtttcaaatattatgcagaataataatttatatactttgtatAATCACTTCTTTTTTGAATTCTAAAACGTCTCAAGATTTTGACttcatgtaaattattatccgCTTCccaagaaataaaatcaactttctttaataatttctgctcatgatattttaattttcgcaccatattttataataacttaataaaaacgtggcaataaaattttcttaactGAAATAACGAGGTTAAAAACGCATGTGCATTCAGGGTTACCAACTTATCAagaattcattcatttcttcgtAAAGTATATAGAGTATTGTGTGCT
This DNA window, taken from Vespa velutina chromosome 12, iVesVel2.1, whole genome shotgun sequence, encodes the following:
- the LOC124953439 gene encoding U3 small nucleolar ribonucleoprotein protein IMP3, with translation MVRKLKYHEQKLLKKVDFISWEADNNLHEVKILRRFRIQKRSDYTKYNKLSRQIRELGEKIKELDADNPFRIEQSALLLEKLYMIGLISTKWDLSLTQRVSASSFCKRRLPIIMVHNKMSENLRMATQLIEQGHVRVGTEIVKDPAFLVTRNLEDFVTWVDTSAIKKHVLEYNDARDDFDMV